A genomic region of Chelmon rostratus isolate fCheRos1 chromosome 8, fCheRos1.pri, whole genome shotgun sequence contains the following coding sequences:
- the dnajc28 gene encoding dnaJ homolog subfamily C member 28 encodes MSSIVHLLVSRSDFSHGHFMLVLSRQSLLLRALSSGPQISRSLQESYRLLQLPDEGHSSPVQVKEAYLRLAKLYHPDSGAPTADAVLFSRVEEAYRAVLAHQSKTKQPDQGKEMQDEESRGTALPHRHYLSYEGVGSGTPSQRERQYRQIRVDRATEQVLNYRQREHERAAAADGALVERDMRHRSRKIKITQAVERLVEDLIQESMARGDFRNLSGAGKPLNKFEHNPYADPMTHNLNRILIDNGYQPPWVVTQRDIRENTAQIRNRLLEGRARLGDPMTTKEHSQWEQLCKSVEEDLVKLNKIVDTYNLIVPMLSMQMVHFSLSREIERAVKGAHQHRLDQQKEREKERERRKEEKRRANAVTKPKNTKPGLMSWMKNLLQTKH; translated from the coding sequence ATGAGTAGTATTGTCCACCTCCTGGTGTCCCGCAGTGACTTCAGTCATGGCCATTTCATGCTTGTCTTGTCCCGGCAGTCCCTGTTGCTCAGAGCACTCAGCTCCGGTCCCCAGATCAGCCGCAGCCTGCAAGAGAGCTACAGGCTTCTGCAACTGCCTGACGAGGGACACAGCAGTCCTGTGCAGGTGAAAGAGGCTTACTTACGCCTAGCCAAGCTGTACCACCCAGACTCTGGGGCTCCGACTGCAGATGCAGTGCTGTTTTCTCGGGTTGAGGAGGCCTACCGAGCTGTGCTTGCACATCAGAGCAAGACCAAGCAACCTGATCAAGGGAAGGAAATGCAAGATGAGGAGTCCAGAGGTACAGCACTTCCACACAGACACTACCTCAGCTACGAGGGTGTGGGTTCAGGCACACCCAGCCAGCGTGAGCGTCAGTACCGGCAGATTCGTGTCGACCGGGCAACCGAACAGGTTTTGAACTACAGGCAGAGGGAGCATGAGAGGGCAGCCGCTGCAGATGGGGCACTGGTGGAAAGGGATATGCGCCACCGCAGTCGAAAGATCAAGATTACTCAGGCTGTGGAACGGCTTGTGGAGGACCTGATCCAGGAGTCCATGGCCCGAGGAGACTTCCGGAACCTGAGTGGAGCTGGAAAGCCCCTCAATAAGTTTGAGCACAATCCATATGCTGATCCTATGACCCACAACCTCAACCGCATCCTCATAGACAATGGTTATCAGCCACCCTGGGTTGTCACCCAACGTGATATCCGAGAGAACACTGCTCAGATCAGAAATAGGTTATTGGAGGGCCGGGCTAGACTCGGTGACCCCATGACCACTAAAGAGCACAGCCAATGGGAGCAGCTGTGTAAATCTGTAGAGGAGGACTTGGTCAAACTTAACAAAATAGTGGACACTTACAACCTCATCGTACCGATGCTCAGCATGCAAATGGTTCACTTCAGTTTGTCACGAGAGATTGAGCGCGCAGTGAAAGGAGCTCACCAGCACAGACTGGACCAGcagaaagagcgagagaaggaaagagagaggcggaaggaagagaaaagacgAGCTAATGCCGTAACAAAGCCTAAAAATACCAAACCAGGCCTGATGTCTTGGATGAAGAATTTGCTCCAAACTAAACACTAA